The Solibacillus daqui genome has a segment encoding these proteins:
- a CDS encoding bifunctional folylpolyglutamate synthase/dihydrofolate synthase: protein MFQTMEQCTDFIFRLKASQYKGEPLQSAHIILGALGNPQHKTKFIHFAGSNGKGSTLNATREILMAHGLTVGAFISPHLERANERVTINKQQILDEDFLRIANLLVRVIVDKLDGKFPSFFEFMTLLAIVYFSEQKLDVALLETGIGGRLDSTNVIIPEVSVITTISLEHTDMLGDTYALIAAEKAGIIKAGKPVVVGVKNEEALSVIKETAHKLQAPIYTLSEQFFAKSNQVRFDYVGEFMLKDVELAMLGEHQIANAALAITATKLFLQELDEVKLRDALKKAKWEGRFEWVRNNIVLDGAHNSEGTTALIETLQQVVPNKKYVFIYAALQDKDHALSIQLMDQVASEMNFTQITLPRAATARQLFEQSNHQQKFASGNWMELVEQKMAHLTADDVLVITGSLYFIAEVRSYFLCKGWL, encoded by the coding sequence ATGTTTCAAACGATGGAGCAGTGCACAGATTTTATTTTTCGCTTAAAGGCAAGTCAGTATAAGGGAGAGCCTTTACAATCAGCACATATTATTTTAGGAGCACTAGGTAATCCACAACATAAAACGAAATTTATTCATTTTGCTGGCTCAAATGGTAAGGGCTCGACACTAAATGCTACTCGTGAAATATTAATGGCACATGGTTTAACAGTAGGTGCTTTTATTTCGCCGCATTTAGAGCGTGCCAACGAGCGCGTAACAATTAACAAGCAGCAAATATTAGACGAGGATTTTTTGCGAATTGCTAATCTTTTGGTAAGGGTCATTGTAGACAAGCTTGATGGGAAGTTTCCAAGCTTTTTTGAATTTATGACACTGTTAGCTATAGTCTATTTTTCTGAACAAAAGTTGGATGTTGCACTTCTTGAAACGGGCATAGGCGGACGTTTAGATTCGACAAACGTCATTATTCCAGAGGTCTCGGTTATTACGACGATTTCATTAGAGCATACCGATATGTTAGGTGACACATATGCACTGATAGCAGCGGAAAAGGCGGGCATTATTAAAGCAGGAAAACCGGTAGTAGTCGGTGTGAAAAATGAGGAAGCTTTGTCGGTCATTAAAGAAACCGCGCATAAGTTACAGGCACCAATTTATACATTAAGTGAGCAATTTTTTGCAAAGTCAAACCAAGTACGTTTTGATTATGTAGGTGAGTTCATGCTAAAAGATGTAGAGCTAGCAATGTTGGGGGAGCATCAAATAGCAAATGCCGCGCTTGCTATTACTGCTACAAAGCTGTTTTTACAAGAGCTGGATGAAGTGAAATTGCGTGACGCATTGAAAAAAGCAAAATGGGAAGGTCGCTTCGAATGGGTACGTAATAATATTGTATTAGATGGTGCTCACAATTCGGAAGGAACAACGGCGCTTATTGAAACATTACAGCAAGTCGTTCCAAACAAAAAATATGTGTTTATTTATGCTGCGCTGCAAGATAAAGATCATGCGCTAAGCATCCAGTTAATGGACCAAGTCGCTTCAGAAATGAATTTCACACAAATTACCTTACCTCGGGCAGCTACAGCAAGGCAGCTTTTTGAACAAAGTAATCATCAACAGAAGTTTGCTAGTGGGAATTGGATGGAGCTAGTTGAGCAAAAAATGGCTCATTTAACAGCTGATGATGTACTTGTCATCACAGGTTCACTGTATTTTATTGCAGAAGTACGTAGTTATTTTTTGTGTAAAGGGTGGTTATAA